Proteins encoded together in one Peribacillus asahii window:
- a CDS encoding sensor domain-containing diguanylate cyclase, translating into MKKILYNQKFKLTTLLTSLVSVSVIFTILILLFASYQSEKESLVKTYLSLNDSKSDKISKSVNSLFQSMRVSLKETANFLKENEGITDEDIQEQLELLRKNSRYFNSLSWIDEKGVVRNIAPISVGLKGHIMTGVTKEVLNLKKPTLTTPYIAPSGRLIVLMSEPFYDSHGKYRGIIGGTIYLQEKNVLNEILGNDIIDDTGSYYYVVGPDGKLLFHPDINRIGDDVSANPLVMKLLQGESGTQLVTNTKDIRMLAAYNVIPETGWGVIQQTPVSYVQELLKKHVQKLILYILPPFLILLFLSILVARMLAKPFIYLADLINQLGSGEQVLTPKTQSHWNREADLLTKSVCITIESVQKNNNKLTQAAMTDTLTELPNRRKLNEVMAIWANDRQLFSLIAIDIDYFKSVNDTYGHQAGDEVLKYLAKTVQSVIRKTDMFFRYGGEEFVLLLPNTKASETYDIAEIIRRTIENEISPVGKPITISLGISEFPLHSNSLDELFKYADEALYQSKLEGRNRTTICSHD; encoded by the coding sequence ATGAAAAAAATATTATATAATCAAAAATTTAAACTTACTACTTTATTAACTAGTCTTGTATCAGTTTCCGTAATATTTACTATTTTGATTCTATTGTTTGCATCTTATCAATCAGAAAAAGAGTCATTGGTTAAAACATATTTATCCCTTAATGATTCTAAGTCAGATAAAATCAGTAAATCGGTTAATTCCTTATTTCAATCCATGAGAGTGAGTTTGAAAGAAACTGCTAATTTCCTTAAAGAAAATGAAGGAATTACTGATGAAGATATTCAAGAACAGCTAGAGCTTTTGAGGAAAAACAGCAGATATTTTAATTCGCTATCTTGGATAGATGAAAAAGGGGTGGTTCGAAACATAGCACCTATTAGCGTTGGACTAAAAGGGCACATTATGACTGGAGTGACAAAAGAAGTCCTTAATTTAAAAAAGCCCACTCTAACAACACCATATATCGCACCTTCAGGGCGACTTATCGTATTAATGAGTGAACCTTTTTATGATAGTCACGGAAAATACAGAGGAATAATCGGCGGAACGATATACCTACAAGAAAAAAACGTTCTCAATGAAATTCTTGGTAACGATATAATTGATGATACTGGTTCCTATTATTATGTAGTTGGACCGGATGGAAAATTACTATTTCATCCTGACATTAATCGTATTGGAGATGATGTAAGTGCAAATCCATTGGTTATGAAGCTCTTACAGGGGGAAAGTGGAACACAACTCGTGACAAATACTAAAGATATTCGGATGCTTGCAGCTTATAATGTTATTCCTGAAACGGGTTGGGGAGTCATACAGCAAACGCCTGTTTCCTATGTTCAGGAACTGCTAAAAAAACATGTCCAAAAGCTTATATTATATATACTCCCACCGTTTCTCATATTATTGTTCTTATCCATATTAGTTGCTCGAATGCTTGCTAAACCATTTATTTATTTAGCAGATCTTATAAATCAACTTGGTTCCGGAGAACAGGTTTTAACTCCTAAGACTCAATCACATTGGAACCGAGAAGCAGATCTTTTGACTAAGAGTGTGTGTATTACCATAGAGTCGGTCCAAAAAAATAATAATAAACTTACTCAGGCTGCAATGACCGACACACTTACAGAATTACCGAATCGCAGAAAGCTTAATGAAGTAATGGCTATTTGGGCAAATGATAGACAATTATTTTCCTTAATCGCAATAGATATCGATTATTTTAAATCAGTTAACGATACCTACGGACATCAAGCTGGTGATGAAGTTTTAAAGTATTTGGCTAAAACTGTTCAATCAGTGATCAGGAAGACAGATATGTTTTTCCGTTACGGAGGAGAAGAATTTGTTTTATTACTCCCTAATACCAAAGCTTCAGAAACCTACGATATTGCAGAGATAATTAGAAGGACAATAGAGAATGAAATCAGCCCTGTTGGAAAGCCAATTACAATTTCTCTAGGAATATCAGAATTTCCATTACATTCTAATTCGTTAGATGAGTTGTTTAAATATGCAGATGAAGCCTTGTATCAATCAAAATTAGAAGGAAGAAACCGAACAACAATTTGTTCCCACGACTAA
- a CDS encoding DUF2089 domain-containing protein codes for MAYKVITSCPVCSKTLKITKLQCSHCHTTIENEFELSKLASLSKDQLHFVEVFLTCRGNIKEVEKELGISYPTVRGKLTDIISSLGYVQKKKNEVDEKKVVTMLENGEITPEEAIKLLKEE; via the coding sequence ATGGCTTATAAAGTAATCACAAGTTGTCCTGTCTGCAGTAAAACATTGAAAATTACAAAGTTGCAGTGCTCTCATTGTCACACTACGATTGAAAACGAGTTTGAATTATCTAAGTTGGCATCATTATCAAAGGATCAACTTCATTTTGTGGAAGTATTTTTAACATGCAGAGGGAATATCAAAGAAGTTGAAAAGGAACTGGGGATTTCGTATCCAACGGTTCGAGGCAAGCTAACAGACATCATTTCATCCCTTGGATATGTGCAGAAGAAGAAAAATGAAGTAGACGAGAAAAAAGTTGTCACCATGTTGGAGAATGGCGAAATCACACCAGAAGAAGCCATTAAGCTCTTAAAAGAGGAATAG
- a CDS encoding R2-like ligand-binding oxidase yields the protein MRHYVSTSQKGINRDSLPFKLYEKAKKFGTWDPNNIDFSKDKADWESLNTDQQDTLLQLISFFYGAEEAVTHDILPLIYAISKTGQYEEEMYLTTFLFEEAKHADFFSLLLQNIGIKRDLNSFLSPVYRKVFDEILPETMGRLLHDQSPEAIADASVVYNMFAEGVLAETGYWDFYESLAKIKKMPGLLEGITHIKRDESRHIGFGTFLLQRLISENPHLLDRILNKLQGLMPIAIKLSETMRFEEVSPFGVKKSDSQAFMAKQMNARIEVLKRARGKSLDEIYRTEIIFE from the coding sequence ATGCGTCATTATGTGTCTACTAGTCAAAAAGGAATTAATCGGGACTCACTGCCATTTAAACTATATGAGAAGGCTAAAAAATTTGGAACTTGGGATCCTAACAACATTGATTTTAGTAAAGATAAAGCTGATTGGGAATCATTAAATACGGACCAGCAAGATACACTTCTTCAACTAATTTCCTTTTTTTACGGTGCTGAGGAGGCCGTAACCCATGATATTCTTCCACTTATTTATGCAATTTCAAAAACAGGACAATATGAGGAAGAAATGTATTTAACAACCTTTTTATTCGAGGAAGCGAAACATGCAGACTTTTTTAGTCTTCTGTTACAAAACATCGGTATTAAACGAGATTTAAATTCTTTTCTTTCACCTGTCTATAGAAAGGTATTTGATGAAATATTGCCAGAAACGATGGGCCGCCTATTACATGACCAATCTCCTGAAGCCATTGCGGATGCCTCCGTTGTTTATAATATGTTTGCAGAAGGAGTACTTGCTGAAACCGGGTATTGGGATTTTTATGAGAGTTTAGCTAAAATTAAAAAAATGCCTGGCCTCCTAGAAGGGATTACCCATATTAAAAGAGACGAGTCAAGGCACATTGGATTTGGAACCTTCCTATTACAACGTCTTATTTCTGAGAATCCACATTTATTAGACCGTATTTTAAATAAACTCCAAGGATTAATGCCAATTGCAATCAAATTGAGTGAAACGATGCGCTTTGAAGAAGTAAGTCCATTTGGTGTAAAAAAATCAGATAGTCAAGCTTTTATGGCCAAACAAATGAATGCAAGGATAGAAGTGTTGAAGCGAGCTCGAGGTAAAAGCTTAGACGAGATTTACCGTACGGAAATTATTTTTGAATAA
- a CDS encoding Fur-regulated basic protein FbpA, translating into MISSVPVKRLNKAIVIQKDFFKAELLNMGYFKTPDGRQLYELSLRDLEHIYQKEKARLRYDE; encoded by the coding sequence ATGATTAGTTCGGTTCCTGTTAAACGGTTAAACAAAGCTATCGTAATTCAGAAAGATTTTTTCAAAGCAGAACTTTTGAATATGGGTTATTTTAAAACGCCTGATGGTCGGCAATTGTACGAACTTTCATTACGCGATCTTGAGCACATCTATCAAAAAGAGAAAGCGAGGTTGAGATATGACGAATAA
- a CDS encoding alpha/beta fold hydrolase codes for MKEAIIFLHGIVGNKNAFKAEIDTLKDEYNCIAYDFYDSENLGEDHPFSLDLLLQQLYDQYKKNGIQKAHLCTLSFGCIVAMAFNKKYPEMVMSLTFVGGYFCNALSKLNTIQIQLLNEKPQYDYKAWLKRYAAAMNPNKKQIQENSEAIFVKNALLLHPNVFEKAVRVQFEYDSRMDLMNAKSPILWVMGEYDELYKETLADLEQYVPHVEYHELQNAGHVAHIHQPDQFMSIFQPFLKKVSNQRSLALELIEI; via the coding sequence TTGAAAGAGGCTATAATATTTTTGCATGGAATAGTGGGAAATAAAAATGCGTTTAAGGCGGAAATAGATACATTGAAGGATGAATATAATTGTATAGCTTACGACTTTTATGATTCTGAAAACCTAGGAGAAGATCATCCTTTTTCTCTGGACTTATTACTTCAACAGCTTTATGATCAGTACAAAAAAAATGGAATTCAAAAGGCTCATTTATGCACATTAAGTTTTGGGTGTATAGTTGCTATGGCTTTTAATAAAAAATATCCTGAAATGGTAATGAGTTTGACTTTTGTAGGCGGATATTTTTGTAATGCTCTCTCAAAATTAAACACAATCCAAATTCAATTGTTAAATGAAAAACCACAATATGATTATAAAGCATGGCTGAAACGATATGCAGCCGCTATGAATCCAAACAAAAAGCAAATACAAGAAAACTCAGAGGCTATTTTTGTAAAGAATGCTCTTTTACTTCATCCGAATGTTTTTGAAAAAGCCGTTAGGGTACAATTTGAATATGATTCGAGAATGGATTTAATGAATGCAAAAAGTCCGATTTTATGGGTAATGGGCGAATATGATGAATTGTATAAAGAAACATTAGCGGACTTAGAACAATATGTCCCGCATGTTGAATATCATGAGCTGCAAAATGCTGGACATGTAGCCCATATTCACCAGCCTGACCAATTCATGTCTATATTCCAACCTTTTCTAAAAAAAGTGAGCAATCAAAGAAGCTTAGCTTTAGAACTTATAGAGATATAA
- a CDS encoding DUF3983 domain-containing protein, translating into MTNKKKRHLRNSLAKREKAIEEIKTDRAFKNYFIKKGIFLKTKSN; encoded by the coding sequence ATGACGAATAAAAAGAAACGTCACTTACGTAACTCTTTGGCCAAGCGTGAGAAAGCAATTGAGGAGATTAAGACAGATAGAGCTTTTAAAAATTATTTTATTAAAAAGGGGATATTTCTGAAAACAAAGTCGAATTAA
- the folE gene encoding GTP cyclohydrolase I FolE has protein sequence MSFNEQKLIAQKFPDIFEQDDATEIHRKIDQSQHFMEAVKGLIELCGDNPNRDGLIETPYRVLKAFLEYTEGYREDPKAHLLKTFDVNHQELVLVRDIEFYSMCEHHFAPFFGVAHVGYIPNEKITGLSKIARMVEGYAKRFQVQERLTTEIAEAIEEILQPKGTMVVIEAKHMCMCGRGIKKSNASTATSSVRGIFADKSETRAEFLSILQRPNVL, from the coding sequence ATGTCTTTTAATGAACAAAAATTAATTGCTCAAAAATTCCCGGATATATTTGAGCAAGACGATGCTACTGAAATACATAGAAAAATTGATCAATCTCAACATTTTATGGAAGCTGTTAAAGGCTTAATTGAGCTCTGCGGCGATAATCCTAATCGTGATGGTCTTATAGAAACTCCATATAGAGTATTAAAAGCATTTTTAGAATATACAGAGGGTTATAGAGAAGATCCTAAAGCTCATTTGTTAAAGACTTTTGATGTAAATCATCAGGAGTTGGTTTTAGTAAGAGATATTGAATTTTATTCGATGTGTGAACATCACTTTGCTCCTTTTTTTGGTGTAGCCCATGTAGGATATATCCCTAATGAAAAAATTACTGGGTTGTCGAAGATTGCTCGTATGGTGGAAGGATATGCGAAGAGATTTCAGGTTCAAGAACGATTAACAACTGAAATTGCAGAGGCCATTGAAGAAATTTTACAACCTAAAGGCACGATGGTAGTAATTGAAGCCAAGCATATGTGTATGTGTGGCAGAGGAATCAAAAAGTCGAATGCTTCGACTGCAACATCATCTGTTCGCGGAATATTTGCTGATAAATCCGAGACACGTGCAGAGTTTTTATCGATTCTTCAAAGACCTAATGTTTTATAG
- a CDS encoding bifunctional diguanylate cyclase/phosphodiesterase: MSIKKKLPLIFTLLVLCILIANNALHYLRSKQQLINFNEKEIALITQEVLYQVESAKEGSLFVENILGRELRTASIAIQNSLPSKYEEVTNEQLKALADELMISHITLLAQKENDIIGVKSSDSHEVNMSTKEWEYWYDAFQQLFSLSPVTVKEGVALPNYWTGPTEIASSNPNHIDKWGYFYDGSTNFIINPYFRDNQVLEYEKRFGPSNVMERFTKELDGVVELTVFNPENFGQKDQIINKNGYNYIRIADQPIWYGTYKYSNQQLDAEMIQKAIKTGETQHYTETINEKNVRKTFVPINTDVEAPYVIGVTYDYGLIEKELNRELLNHILLLIPFILIVLITSFVFSRSITKPIGYIVGQVNEIAQGKFGKNLILKRKDELGLLTQNVNALSDFLQVYVADLKQSQEVIEFQAYHDSLTGLPNRRYLQEELNKMIANIKQTDDSVAVLFIDIDRFKDINDSLGHALGDELIKLVSNRLKSCLSSTNSFVTRQGGDEFVILFKNLELERVKAAAETIVTVIKQPFIIEGNEIHVGASCGLSLYPMHTENQDTLMVYADIAMYEAKKQGGSKFVVYNDTINIKNKEKLRIETRLRKAIKEEKIEVYYQPKINAKENIVTGVEALVRWTDEELGFVSPDKFIPVAESTGLIHSLWELVMKKACFQVSKWNEGRLEPLNLAVNFSPKQFQDSNRLIKQVVDILSESKLSPAYFEVEITENILFDHSTETIEALEKLRNYGVSVSVDDFGTGYSSFSYLKTLPIDNLKIDRTFIQDIQEDHSNSEISEAIITMARGLRLHVIAEGVEEEHQKEFLLKNGCYHMQGYLFSKPLSKQELERFLQENY, encoded by the coding sequence GTGTCCATCAAGAAGAAACTTCCATTAATTTTCACCTTGTTGGTATTATGTATTTTAATAGCGAATAATGCTTTACATTATTTACGATCTAAACAGCAATTAATAAATTTTAATGAGAAAGAAATAGCATTAATTACTCAGGAAGTATTGTATCAGGTGGAAAGTGCAAAAGAAGGGTCTTTATTTGTAGAAAATATTCTTGGGAGAGAATTAAGAACGGCTTCTATTGCTATACAAAACTCGTTACCTTCTAAATATGAAGAGGTCACAAATGAACAGTTAAAAGCTTTGGCTGATGAGTTGATGATTTCACATATTACTTTATTAGCTCAAAAGGAAAACGATATTATCGGTGTAAAATCATCTGATTCACATGAAGTTAACATGTCAACAAAAGAGTGGGAATACTGGTATGATGCCTTTCAACAGCTTTTCTCTTTATCACCGGTTACTGTAAAAGAAGGGGTAGCCCTGCCGAATTACTGGACAGGGCCAACTGAGATTGCTTCTAGCAATCCTAATCATATAGATAAATGGGGCTATTTTTATGATGGCTCTACTAATTTTATTATTAACCCCTATTTTCGTGACAATCAAGTATTAGAGTATGAAAAGCGGTTTGGTCCAAGTAATGTTATGGAACGCTTTACGAAGGAACTTGATGGTGTTGTGGAACTGACCGTTTTTAATCCGGAGAATTTTGGTCAGAAAGACCAAATCATTAATAAAAATGGATACAATTATATTCGAATTGCTGATCAACCGATTTGGTATGGTACGTATAAATACAGTAACCAACAATTAGATGCAGAGATGATTCAAAAAGCTATAAAGACAGGAGAGACACAGCACTACACTGAAACGATAAACGAAAAAAACGTTAGGAAGACGTTTGTTCCTATTAATACCGATGTAGAGGCACCATATGTAATTGGTGTAACATATGACTATGGGTTAATTGAGAAAGAACTAAACCGTGAATTGTTGAATCATATTTTATTATTGATTCCGTTTATACTTATTGTGTTAATTACAAGTTTTGTGTTCTCTCGCTCGATTACAAAACCGATTGGTTATATAGTTGGACAAGTCAACGAGATTGCCCAAGGGAAATTCGGGAAAAATTTGATTTTAAAACGAAAAGATGAGTTAGGGCTTCTTACACAAAATGTAAATGCATTATCGGATTTTTTACAAGTCTATGTAGCGGATTTAAAGCAGAGTCAAGAAGTCATTGAGTTTCAAGCGTACCATGATTCTCTTACTGGACTGCCTAATAGAAGGTATCTTCAAGAAGAGCTAAATAAGATGATTGCAAATATAAAACAAACAGATGATTCGGTAGCAGTGTTATTTATTGACATAGACCGATTTAAAGATATTAATGACTCATTAGGACATGCGCTCGGTGATGAATTAATCAAGCTTGTATCAAATCGACTAAAGAGCTGTCTCTCTAGTACAAATAGTTTTGTGACCAGACAAGGCGGCGATGAATTTGTTATTTTATTTAAAAACCTTGAATTAGAGAGGGTAAAAGCGGCGGCTGAAACGATTGTCACGGTCATTAAACAACCTTTTATTATTGAAGGAAATGAAATACATGTAGGTGCGAGTTGTGGTTTAAGTTTATATCCAATGCATACGGAGAATCAAGATACTCTGATGGTATATGCTGATATAGCGATGTATGAGGCTAAGAAACAAGGGGGCAGCAAATTCGTTGTATATAACGATACAATCAATATAAAAAATAAAGAGAAGCTGCGTATAGAAACCCGATTGAGAAAGGCTATTAAAGAAGAAAAAATTGAAGTCTATTATCAGCCGAAAATAAATGCTAAGGAAAATATCGTGACTGGAGTAGAAGCATTGGTAAGGTGGACAGATGAGGAACTTGGATTTGTGTCACCAGATAAGTTTATTCCTGTCGCAGAGAGCACAGGGTTGATTCATTCTTTATGGGAATTAGTGATGAAGAAAGCTTGTTTCCAGGTAAGCAAGTGGAATGAAGGTCGTTTAGAGCCGTTAAATCTCGCCGTAAACTTTTCACCAAAGCAATTTCAAGATTCTAATCGACTAATAAAACAGGTTGTAGACATTCTTTCAGAGTCAAAATTGTCACCTGCCTATTTTGAAGTGGAAATTACAGAAAATATTTTATTTGATCATTCAACAGAAACTATAGAAGCTTTGGAAAAGTTACGAAACTATGGAGTTTCTGTTTCAGTGGATGATTTTGGAACCGGGTACTCTTCATTCAGTTATTTAAAAACATTACCCATTGATAACCTTAAGATTGATCGAACATTTATTCAAGATATCCAGGAAGATCATAGCAATTCTGAAATCTCTGAAGCTATTATAACGATGGCACGTGGCTTACGGTTACATGTAATAGCAGAAGGGGTTGAGGAAGAGCATCAAAAAGAGTTTTTATTAAAGAATGGATGCTATCATATGCAAGGCTATTTGTTTAGTAAGCCACTTAGTAAACAGGAGTTGGAAAGATTCCTTCAAGAGAACTATTAA
- the brnQ gene encoding branched-chain amino acid transport system II carrier protein: protein MSGKFPTSYIIVIGLMLFALFFGAGNLIFPAMLGQSAGENIWVANAGFLVTGVGLPLIGILAFGFSGKDNLQSLASRVHPIYGIVFTIILYLSIGPFFAIPRAGTVSFEIGVKPFLSQNGDSVPLLIFTVIFFGLTCILSLNPSKIVDIVGKFLTPIKLTFIGILVIIAFIFPIAHFQAPIPDYQVYPFFKGFQQGYLTMDTLASFVFGIIIINAIKEKGATTKKQIMSVCIKATGIAAIILVLFYTAIAYMGASSVGELGYLDNGGEVLAGVSHYYFGSYGNVLLGLLITVACLTTSVGLVTACSSFFHSLFPKISYKVITIVLSIFSAMVANIGLTQLITISEPVLTVIYPLAIVLIALTFLHSLFNGQREVYQISLLFTFIISLFDGLTVAGFQFQSVDDFFHQFVPLYSIGLGWVLPAIIGGLLGYFISKLKHKKYTVLEDIKQK, encoded by the coding sequence ATGTCGGGGAAATTTCCAACTTCTTATATTATTGTTATCGGTTTAATGCTGTTTGCATTATTTTTTGGGGCAGGTAACCTCATTTTTCCTGCTATGCTTGGTCAATCTGCCGGGGAAAATATCTGGGTCGCCAATGCTGGATTTCTAGTTACGGGTGTCGGTTTACCATTGATTGGTATTCTGGCTTTTGGATTTTCGGGTAAAGATAATTTACAGTCGTTAGCTAGTCGTGTTCATCCGATATATGGTATTGTTTTTACAATAATTTTATATTTATCTATTGGTCCCTTTTTTGCAATTCCTAGGGCTGGGACTGTATCATTTGAAATTGGCGTTAAACCATTCTTATCACAAAATGGGGATTCTGTACCTTTATTAATTTTTACCGTTATTTTCTTTGGATTAACGTGTATTTTGTCTTTGAATCCATCTAAAATTGTTGATATTGTTGGAAAATTCTTAACGCCAATCAAATTAACTTTTATAGGTATCCTAGTAATAATTGCTTTTATTTTTCCTATCGCTCATTTTCAAGCACCTATACCTGATTATCAAGTTTATCCATTTTTTAAAGGATTTCAACAAGGATATTTGACAATGGATACCTTAGCTTCTTTTGTTTTTGGTATTATTATAATTAATGCGATTAAAGAGAAAGGTGCTACGACCAAGAAACAAATTATGAGTGTTTGTATTAAAGCGACAGGAATCGCTGCAATCATACTCGTTCTTTTTTATACAGCTATTGCTTATATGGGAGCATCAAGCGTAGGAGAACTTGGATATTTAGATAATGGGGGAGAAGTTCTAGCGGGTGTTTCCCACTATTACTTTGGTTCATATGGTAATGTACTTTTAGGCCTTCTTATAACAGTGGCTTGTTTAACAACAAGCGTTGGCCTAGTGACAGCTTGTTCGTCATTCTTTCATAGTCTATTTCCTAAAATCTCTTATAAAGTCATTACGATTGTTTTATCAATTTTTAGTGCGATGGTTGCTAATATTGGTTTAACACAGCTTATCACTATTTCAGAGCCTGTCTTAACGGTGATTTATCCACTTGCTATCGTGCTGATTGCCTTAACCTTCTTACACTCATTATTTAATGGTCAGCGGGAGGTCTATCAAATCAGTTTGCTATTCACATTTATTATTAGTCTATTTGACGGACTTACTGTAGCTGGTTTTCAATTTCAGAGTGTCGATGATTTCTTTCATCAATTTGTGCCGTTATACAGTATCGGTCTAGGTTGGGTACTACCAGCTATCATTGGAGGCCTATTAGGATATTTTATTAGTAAATTAAAACATAAAAAGTATACAGTATTAGAAGATATTAAACAGAAATAA
- a CDS encoding SHOCT-like domain-containing protein: protein MKEEITRVLTMVQEGKIDADKGSELIQVLREKEETGNKLFEKPTKYLDKTLKIRVVSAENDNVTVNLPIKLVKVVLMAGHSIAASIPQSEKYVKDIDINLIIEAIENELDGQIVDIKSANGDTVSVIID from the coding sequence ATGAAAGAGGAAATTACAAGAGTGTTAACAATGGTTCAAGAAGGGAAGATTGATGCAGATAAGGGGTCAGAACTGATTCAAGTATTAAGAGAGAAAGAAGAGACAGGTAATAAGCTTTTTGAAAAACCGACTAAATATTTAGATAAAACATTAAAAATTCGTGTTGTATCAGCCGAAAACGATAACGTCACGGTCAATTTGCCTATAAAACTTGTCAAGGTAGTATTAATGGCTGGACACAGCATCGCAGCGAGTATTCCTCAATCGGAAAAATACGTTAAAGATATAGATATAAACCTTATTATTGAAGCAATCGAAAATGAATTAGATGGCCAAATTGTTGATATTAAATCGGCAAACGGAGATACCGTTTCGGTCATCATTGATTAG
- the ltrA gene encoding group II intron reverse transcriptase/maturase — translation MELLEQILSNQNMNEAYLRVYKNKGASGVDGVTVDELKQYLKENKDELRQRIRTRKYQPQAALRVEIPKENGKMRKLGIPTVVDRVVQQAIHQVLSPIFEKQFSEFSYGFRPKRSCEMAIIKSLEFLNDGHDWVVDIDLERFFDTVHHDKLMRIISNTIDDGDVISLIRKYLVGGVMVNGKYEETPIGTPQGGNLSPLLSNIMLNELDKELENRGLRFVRYADDALIFVKSEKAANRVMESIVGFIEKKLGLIVNVEKSKISRPKDLKFLGFGFYYDFKNEKYQVKPHLTSIQKLQRKLRKLTKRNWSVPLDYRILKLKQVILGWVNYFRISNMKKAMTEIDKKLRSRIRVIIWKQWKVAKKQIKSLVQLGIPEEEAKGLTFCRKGYRYIGLSKVVQRAISNKRLKQRGLPSALEHYLKVHTVI, via the coding sequence GTGGAACTTTTAGAACAGATTCTAAGTAATCAAAACATGAATGAAGCTTACTTGCGTGTTTATAAAAATAAGGGTGCAAGTGGTGTCGATGGAGTAACAGTTGATGAACTAAAGCAATATCTGAAAGAGAACAAGGATGAACTGCGCCAGCGCATCAGAACAAGAAAATACCAACCACAAGCTGCCTTACGAGTGGAGATCCCAAAAGAAAATGGAAAGATGCGCAAATTGGGAATACCAACAGTAGTGGATAGGGTCGTTCAACAAGCCATTCATCAAGTACTCAGTCCGATATTTGAAAAGCAATTCAGTGAATTCAGTTACGGCTTTAGACCGAAAAGAAGTTGTGAGATGGCTATTATAAAAAGTTTGGAATTTCTGAACGATGGACATGACTGGGTTGTGGACATTGACCTGGAAAGATTCTTCGATACAGTCCACCACGATAAGCTCATGCGAATCATATCTAATACAATTGATGATGGAGATGTCATTTCTCTAATAAGGAAATACTTAGTCGGTGGAGTTATGGTGAATGGAAAATATGAAGAAACACCAATTGGAACTCCGCAAGGAGGAAACCTCAGTCCGTTATTGAGCAATATTATGTTAAATGAACTCGATAAGGAACTTGAGAATAGAGGACTTCGATTCGTAAGATACGCAGATGACGCTCTCATCTTTGTGAAAAGTGAGAAAGCGGCCAATAGAGTGATGGAATCAATCGTGGGATTTATAGAAAAGAAATTAGGGTTGATAGTCAATGTAGAAAAGAGTAAAATCTCCCGTCCAAAAGATTTGAAATTCTTAGGATTTGGATTTTATTACGATTTTAAGAATGAGAAATATCAAGTAAAACCCCATCTCACATCCATACAAAAACTTCAAAGGAAGCTTCGAAAATTAACAAAGCGAAATTGGAGTGTTCCGCTGGACTACCGAATTCTAAAACTAAAACAAGTCATACTTGGGTGGGTTAATTACTTTAGAATCTCGAATATGAAAAAAGCGATGACTGAGATAGATAAGAAGCTTCGCTCCAGAATTAGAGTGATCATCTGGAAGCAATGGAAGGTAGCGAAGAAACAAATCAAATCGCTTGTCCAATTAGGGATTCCAGAGGAAGAGGCGAAAGGATTAACTTTCTGTCGAAAAGGTTATCGGTACATCGGACTATCAAAAGTTGTTCAAAGAGCAATCTCAAACAAAAGACTAAAGCAGAGGGGGCTTCCCTCTGCTTTAGAACATTATCTAAAAGTACACACTGTAATATAA